Proteins encoded within one genomic window of Candidatus Nezhaarchaeota archaeon:
- a CDS encoding MBL fold metallo-hydrolase — MLIEEVVPSVFRVKVPLPNNPLKYTNSYIIKARDGCLIIDTGFNVDECYNTLALALNELRVEKPLFLSTHLHADHMGLVGRFSDSILMSSIEIECIEEVRRSSHDYWKKLVDFYVMNGFPKEEAGLLLRLHPGIRYTYWRDFKFKKLSDADVIALGDVSLRCILTPGHTPGHICLYDEERKVLFSGDHVLFDITPNISWMPMLEDPLNEYLKSLEKLLSLNVKLVLPGHRGFGINLRERIEELKAHHEKRLKEALSALDHPKTAWEVAPSISWDIEEKDLSKLPVIQKWFIVGETIAHLEHLVRKGEVGKVEVRGRILYYC, encoded by the coding sequence ATGCTTATTGAGGAAGTAGTACCAAGCGTTTTCAGAGTTAAAGTACCACTACCCAACAATCCACTTAAATATACAAACTCGTACATAATAAAAGCTAGAGATGGGTGCTTGATAATAGATACAGGGTTTAACGTTGATGAATGCTACAACACCTTGGCCTTAGCTCTAAATGAGCTTAGAGTGGAGAAACCCCTCTTCTTGTCCACGCACCTTCACGCTGATCATATGGGCCTTGTTGGAAGGTTCTCTGACTCCATACTTATGAGCTCCATAGAGATTGAATGCATTGAAGAGGTGCGTCGAAGCTCGCACGACTACTGGAAGAAGCTCGTAGACTTCTACGTAATGAATGGCTTCCCCAAAGAAGAGGCTGGGCTACTGCTGAGACTTCATCCGGGAATAAGGTACACGTACTGGAGAGATTTTAAATTCAAAAAACTTAGTGATGCTGACGTCATCGCTCTAGGTGACGTATCACTACGATGCATTTTAACACCGGGCCACACACCTGGACACATATGCTTATACGACGAAGAGAGGAAGGTGTTGTTCTCTGGAGACCACGTCCTCTTCGACATAACTCCTAACATATCCTGGATGCCGATGCTTGAAGATCCGCTTAACGAGTACTTAAAGAGCCTTGAGAAACTACTCTCCCTCAACGTCAAGCTCGTACTTCCCGGTCACAGAGGCTTCGGCATCAATTTGAGGGAGAGAATTGAGGAGCTAAAGGCGCATCACGAGAAGAGACTTAAGGAAGCTCTGTCCGCTTTAGACCATCCCAAAACTGCTTGGGAGGTTGCACCGAGCATAAGCTGGGACATAGAGGAGAAAGATTTAAGCAAGCTACCTGTGATACAGAAGTGGTTTATTGTTGGAGAGACTATAGCTCACCTAGAACATCTAGTACGTAAAGGTGAAGTCGGTAAGGTTGAGGTAAGAGGAAGAATACTCTATTACTGC
- a CDS encoding acyl-CoA/acyl-ACP dehydrogenase has translation MLENDALLTEEEVKLRDEVKEFVATVDPELLRKMDRNEVDYPFEFVRSAAQRGLLGLRFPKEYGGRGMSWTAESVAVEEIGVLGYGIGCAYSMISIVGEALYRFGSEWQKEKFLKPLIRGEKIAAEGLTEPRGGSDFFGTTTRAEKKGRVWILNGQKRFIAGGKVADFFLLYARTDPNAPSHKALTAFLVERDMGVKVEEVYNLLGLRGMGTARIVLKDVEVPEEYVVGEVNGAREVFNRMMIPERLTSAAGAIGLARAALEIAIRYSDKRKAFGRKIREFQGVNFMVAEAVTKLDAARALVYTAARAVDLYDAGVSDPRRIGGDPRKLVSEAKYYATEVSWEVVNIAMQILGGIGYTQVYPVERMLRDARLGLIWTGSNEIMKVLVQHETYKLMGLPSRERDYEKDAMDWYKEWEKVYE, from the coding sequence ATGCTTGAGAACGACGCTTTACTGACAGAGGAGGAAGTTAAGCTTCGAGATGAAGTTAAGGAGTTCGTAGCGACAGTAGACCCAGAACTTCTTAGGAAAATGGATAGGAACGAGGTGGACTATCCATTCGAATTTGTGAGGTCAGCAGCTCAGAGAGGTCTCTTGGGCTTGAGGTTTCCGAAGGAATACGGCGGAAGAGGGATGAGCTGGACCGCTGAGAGCGTTGCTGTTGAAGAGATAGGGGTTCTAGGTTATGGTATAGGCTGCGCGTATTCGATGATCAGCATCGTTGGCGAGGCCCTGTACCGCTTTGGAAGCGAGTGGCAAAAAGAAAAGTTCCTTAAACCCCTAATAAGAGGAGAGAAAATCGCAGCAGAAGGGCTCACAGAGCCTAGAGGAGGCAGTGACTTCTTCGGGACAACAACCAGGGCTGAGAAGAAGGGGAGAGTTTGGATCCTAAACGGTCAGAAGAGGTTTATAGCTGGCGGAAAGGTAGCAGACTTCTTCTTGTTATACGCAAGAACCGATCCGAATGCTCCTTCACACAAGGCTTTGACGGCCTTCTTGGTTGAAAGAGACATGGGCGTAAAGGTGGAGGAGGTCTACAATCTGTTAGGCTTAAGGGGTATGGGGACGGCTAGAATAGTCCTCAAGGATGTCGAGGTCCCTGAAGAATATGTAGTAGGAGAAGTGAATGGTGCGAGAGAGGTCTTCAATAGAATGATGATACCTGAAAGGTTGACCTCAGCAGCTGGGGCTATAGGGCTTGCAAGGGCTGCTTTAGAGATAGCAATAAGGTACTCGGACAAGAGGAAGGCCTTTGGCAGGAAGATTAGAGAGTTTCAAGGAGTTAACTTCATGGTGGCTGAGGCCGTAACGAAGTTGGATGCTGCAAGAGCTCTAGTTTACACGGCTGCAAGAGCTGTGGACCTCTATGATGCTGGAGTAAGTGATCCTCGAAGAATAGGAGGCGACCCTAGGAAGTTAGTGAGTGAAGCTAAGTATTATGCAACTGAGGTTAGCTGGGAGGTCGTTAACATAGCCATGCAGATCCTGGGTGGGATAGGCTACACTCAAGTGTACCCAGTTGAAAGAATGCTGAGAGATGCCCGCTTAGGTCTTATATGGACTGGGAGCAATGAGATAATGAAGGTCCTAGTTCAGCATGAAACCTACAAGTTGATGGGGCTACCATCAAGGGAAAGGGACTACGAGAAAGATGCTATGGACTGGTACAAGGAGTGGGAGAAAGTATACGAGTAG
- a CDS encoding ferritin family protein: MAKNPLELPLNRKFTSAELIEALRIAIIAELDAVNLYLQFARACSDEKAKRVFEGIAKEEKTHVGEFLALLRRLDTEQELQLKAGEKEVEEMV, from the coding sequence ATGGCGAAGAACCCTTTAGAACTCCCCCTTAACAGGAAGTTCACGTCTGCAGAGCTGATAGAAGCCCTTAGGATAGCGATAATAGCTGAGCTCGACGCTGTAAACTTGTACCTCCAGTTTGCTAGAGCATGTAGTGATGAGAAGGCTAAAAGAGTTTTTGAGGGTATAGCCAAAGAGGAGAAAACTCACGTGGGCGAGTTCTTAGCGTTGCTCAGGAGACTGGACACTGAGCAGGAATTACAGCTTAAAGCCGGTGAAAAAGAGGTAGAGGAAATGGTTTAG
- a CDS encoding N-acyl homoserine lactonase family protein, which produces MYRIIPLKQAEISVPLSLVIMMGDARTIVTGPVYVWVIDGRDEKIVVDAGIQEPRNGLVQGYPVKGGGEKGLRSALEKANVRPEEVDKLVITHLHFDHVANASLFHNARIYVQKREWDSALNPPMHYRRTYDINLILPLEEMDLCLVEGDVEITDGVKLVLLPGHTKGMQGVAIETEKGRYLIAGDQFYTYFNIFPPKQPLELIDSAGNKVQIPAIDLPFLPTGLHVDLSEWYNSCFKALSYARRRNILPGHDPSLEGCTFP; this is translated from the coding sequence ATGTATAGAATAATACCTCTTAAGCAAGCTGAGATAAGCGTACCACTTAGCCTCGTCATTATGATGGGGGATGCACGAACCATCGTTACAGGTCCAGTTTATGTGTGGGTCATAGATGGACGTGACGAAAAGATAGTTGTTGATGCTGGAATTCAGGAGCCGCGTAATGGTCTCGTACAGGGCTATCCGGTGAAAGGTGGTGGAGAGAAGGGGTTAAGAAGCGCTTTAGAGAAGGCAAATGTGAGACCGGAGGAAGTAGATAAGCTAGTGATTACGCATTTACACTTCGACCACGTTGCGAATGCTAGTCTCTTCCACAACGCAAGAATCTATGTGCAGAAGAGGGAGTGGGATTCAGCTCTAAATCCTCCAATGCATTATCGAAGAACTTATGATATAAACTTGATTCTTCCACTTGAGGAAATGGATCTTTGCTTAGTTGAAGGAGATGTGGAGATAACTGATGGCGTAAAGCTAGTACTCCTCCCTGGTCATACAAAGGGAATGCAAGGAGTGGCTATTGAGACCGAGAAGGGAAGGTACTTAATAGCAGGAGATCAGTTCTACACTTACTTTAACATCTTTCCTCCAAAGCAACCATTAGAGCTTATAGATTCTGCAGGCAACAAAGTTCAGATACCAGCCATTGACCTACCTTTCCTACCCACGGGACTGCACGTCGACTTAAGCGAGTGGTACAACAGCTGCTTTAAGGCGTTAAGCTACGCGAGGAGACGAAACATACTTCCAGGCCACGATCCATCTCTTGAGGGGTGCACCTTCCCCTAA
- a CDS encoding 4-hydroxyphenylacetate 3-hydroxylase family protein has product MRTSEEYKQDLYKMKPNVYIRGKRVRRDSPELSGGIYVISHTFDLVEHPDYKDLLTATSHLTGKRINRFTHINQSMEDLLTKQLMIRKLCRITGGCIQRCMGCDAINALSVATYAVDMEYGTDYHKRFINYLKEFQERDLVAACAQTDVKGDRSKRPHEQVDPDMYVRVVEKKSDGIIVRGAKNCITMAAIADEIIVIPTRAMTEKDKDWSVAFAIPADTDGVKIIARTTHLRAPEGLKMPHANIGDDENMIIFDDVFVPWDRVFICGENKYATLAAYLFALFHRHSYTGCKPAMTDIIMGFGALIADYNGVYDRPNIRERLVELAATAELVYAAGVASAIYGQKTPAGTFIPNEVYANVGRRHAGMHFYRELEILAELAGGISATLPFAEDFLSEEVGPYIKKYIKRRADVPPEHVYRCLYGISNILCSSLGGVMAVAGVHGGGSPVMEDIAIWRTYNFEEKKNIAKYLVGISQELPKV; this is encoded by the coding sequence TTGAGGACATCAGAGGAGTATAAGCAGGACTTGTACAAGATGAAGCCTAACGTGTACATTAGAGGCAAGAGGGTGAGGAGAGATTCTCCGGAGCTAAGTGGAGGGATCTATGTAATCTCCCATACCTTTGATCTTGTGGAGCATCCAGACTATAAGGACCTGCTTACCGCGACGTCACACCTAACCGGGAAGAGGATCAATAGATTCACTCACATAAACCAATCAATGGAGGACTTATTGACGAAACAATTAATGATAAGAAAACTTTGTCGAATAACGGGTGGCTGCATTCAACGTTGCATGGGTTGCGATGCGATAAACGCTCTCTCGGTAGCAACTTATGCGGTAGACATGGAGTATGGCACGGACTACCATAAAAGGTTCATTAATTATCTAAAGGAGTTTCAAGAGAGGGACCTGGTCGCCGCATGTGCACAGACAGACGTTAAGGGGGATCGTAGTAAGAGGCCCCACGAGCAGGTAGATCCAGACATGTACGTTAGAGTCGTCGAGAAGAAGAGTGATGGAATAATAGTGAGGGGGGCGAAGAACTGCATAACGATGGCTGCTATAGCGGACGAAATAATAGTCATTCCAACGAGAGCTATGACTGAGAAGGATAAGGACTGGAGCGTTGCTTTTGCGATCCCAGCTGATACGGATGGTGTTAAGATCATTGCGAGGACGACTCATCTTAGAGCCCCTGAAGGATTAAAGATGCCCCATGCAAACATAGGAGACGACGAGAACATGATTATATTTGACGACGTCTTCGTGCCCTGGGATAGAGTATTCATTTGCGGTGAAAACAAGTATGCCACTTTGGCTGCGTACCTATTCGCGCTATTTCATAGGCACAGCTACACTGGTTGTAAGCCAGCTATGACCGATATTATCATGGGGTTTGGAGCCTTAATCGCTGACTACAATGGGGTCTACGATAGGCCTAACATAAGAGAAAGGCTTGTAGAGCTTGCAGCTACAGCAGAGCTTGTATACGCTGCAGGAGTCGCTTCAGCCATTTATGGTCAGAAGACGCCTGCAGGAACATTTATACCCAACGAGGTCTACGCGAACGTGGGCAGGAGACATGCAGGGATGCACTTTTACAGGGAGCTTGAAATTCTTGCTGAGCTCGCTGGTGGAATATCAGCAACACTCCCCTTCGCAGAGGACTTTCTAAGTGAAGAGGTGGGACCATACATTAAGAAGTACATCAAGAGAAGAGCAGATGTCCCACCAGAACACGTTTACAGGTGTCTCTATGGGATCTCGAACATCCTCTGCTCGTCCCTCGGTGGGGTCATGGCGGTAGCAGGTGTGCATGGCGGAGGATCCCCAGTAATGGAGGACATCGCGATTTGGAGGACCTACAACTTCGAGGAGAAGAAGAACATTGCGAAGTACCTCGTAGGGATCTCTCAAGAACTACCAAAAGTTTAA
- a CDS encoding transglutaminase family protein has protein sequence MVVVESSSGVESFTLYFLNGIVVYDSLINDTLVLETPINISLKDGFEQKVVHVMQYNVAFNDAIGAYVFNATKGFIGFFLSRVELHSRHREQMYRSLMQALYNPKFTSTLRSIEVPEEVSSYLKSPCLKVVEVVKPKYEEWFKETYGYDVEYAGLLGIAATAAYFVQHVFIQYDPSGIPKSIDEVVDTRHGDCDDMSRVLVELLNTYNIPAVISVGYVYVSNFNFTMPIENVTYRYVNCGPHAFVMAYIPGEGWLSLDFLAFTLLTRPFICEGYGRETTVKEELVQEHLSLHRSLNATQVMMILSEEDLLKLLGGSLTLESVMKCFQDLVKIDSITSFDSIKEASSEHRDKEAGKVDVIMPEVGYIVIAAITILSLTLIIMFGRRLSKSAKASTSS, from the coding sequence ATGGTTGTTGTGGAAAGTAGTAGTGGCGTGGAGAGCTTTACTCTTTACTTCCTTAATGGTATAGTGGTGTACGACTCATTGATCAACGATACCCTAGTTCTAGAGACACCAATAAACATATCCCTTAAAGATGGCTTTGAGCAAAAAGTTGTGCACGTTATGCAATACAACGTAGCCTTCAATGATGCCATTGGAGCCTATGTATTCAATGCTACAAAGGGTTTTATAGGCTTCTTCTTAAGCCGTGTTGAGCTCCATAGCAGGCATAGAGAGCAAATGTATAGGAGCTTAATGCAAGCTTTATACAATCCTAAATTTACCTCAACACTAAGATCTATTGAGGTGCCTGAAGAAGTAAGTAGTTACCTGAAAAGCCCATGCCTAAAGGTTGTTGAGGTGGTTAAACCGAAGTATGAAGAGTGGTTTAAGGAAACCTATGGCTACGATGTTGAGTATGCAGGGCTTTTAGGGATAGCAGCCACAGCTGCTTACTTCGTTCAACACGTCTTCATCCAGTATGATCCTAGTGGTATACCTAAATCTATCGATGAAGTTGTTGATACAAGGCATGGCGATTGCGATGACATGTCGAGGGTTCTAGTGGAGCTGCTCAATACGTACAATATACCGGCGGTTATCTCCGTCGGGTACGTCTACGTTAGCAACTTCAACTTCACAATGCCAATTGAGAATGTAACCTACAGGTATGTAAACTGTGGACCTCATGCATTTGTCATGGCGTACATACCTGGTGAGGGATGGCTCTCACTGGACTTTCTCGCCTTCACACTCCTCACAAGACCCTTCATTTGTGAGGGTTATGGTAGGGAAACCACGGTTAAAGAGGAGCTGGTTCAAGAGCATTTAAGCCTACATCGATCCCTCAATGCTACCCAAGTAATGATGATTCTGAGCGAGGAGGATCTATTGAAGCTCTTAGGTGGATCTCTAACACTAGAATCAGTGATGAAGTGCTTTCAGGACCTTGTTAAAATTGATAGCATAACCTCCTTTGACTCAATCAAAGAAGCTAGCTCTGAACATAGAGATAAAGAAGCTGGGAAAGTTGATGTGATAATGCCAGAGGTAGGATACATAGTAATAGCTGCCATCACAATACTATCGCTGACGCTCATAATAATGTTCGGTAGAAGATTAAGTAAATCTGCAAAGGCTTCTACATCGTCTTAA
- a CDS encoding Snf7 family protein: protein MSKIEKFAKNWERELKEPATSKIRSALLPSSPLKYKIDLTMTRLKTQVDKLNQAMTRLMEKERKIFDMVVDAYMKHDVDRATLYANELAELRKVSKIILYSKLSLEKVLLRLGTIKDVGELLVAVAPVIGVVRAIKSCLAGILPGAEQELNELSYILNSLVTEIGEATGQPPTLETTEEAQKILEEAMAVAEQKIKEKLPVLPTSEAPVSSRERTNK from the coding sequence TTGTCCAAGATTGAGAAGTTTGCTAAAAATTGGGAGAGAGAATTAAAAGAGCCAGCAACATCTAAGATAAGGTCTGCGCTTCTTCCCAGCTCTCCTCTAAAGTACAAGATTGATTTAACGATGACTAGATTGAAGACTCAAGTGGACAAACTGAATCAAGCGATGACGCGACTAATGGAGAAGGAGAGGAAGATTTTTGACATGGTCGTTGACGCCTACATGAAGCACGATGTGGATAGGGCAACGCTCTACGCTAATGAGCTTGCTGAGCTTAGAAAGGTGAGCAAGATAATCCTTTACAGCAAGCTATCGCTTGAAAAAGTTCTGTTGAGACTTGGAACAATAAAGGATGTCGGTGAACTTCTAGTGGCTGTGGCCCCCGTCATAGGCGTTGTGAGAGCGATTAAGAGCTGCTTAGCAGGAATACTACCGGGAGCTGAGCAGGAGCTAAACGAATTGAGCTATATCCTCAATAGTTTAGTTACAGAAATAGGTGAAGCTACTGGGCAACCACCAACTTTAGAGACCACTGAAGAGGCCCAGAAAATTTTAGAAGAGGCAATGGCCGTAGCCGAGCAAAAGATAAAAGAGAAACTACCAGTGCTACCTACATCAGAAGCTCCTGTATCAAGTAGAGAGAGGACGAATAAATGA
- a CDS encoding CPBP family intramembrane metalloprotease — protein MDKSTLSRILIFVILSYTIALTLDVIMINFYTPMTLWLWGSIRMWSVALSVVICLIMFKEDVVSKIKWFLKLSKRVVVYYLLAPTIAYLALGVYVAITMPLGLFNFDIYVDMLTETIKAQIPSMSDVELKALASVAAYSQLFLGYVAAISINALFALGEEIGWRGYLYHLLGSRPSIRSIVVVGALWGLWHASAIAILGYNYPTNRLLGVALFTMLSIATTFPHLLLVTASGSVIPAASLHGAINALWGLTIAASNLPLEQREVLLGLGVLGIITWTIITVTLYLTTQRILHDHQALMRKHE, from the coding sequence TTGGATAAGTCAACTTTATCGAGAATCCTAATTTTCGTAATTCTATCTTACACCATAGCTCTTACACTCGATGTCATCATGATTAACTTTTACACGCCGATGACATTGTGGTTATGGGGCTCTATAAGGATGTGGAGCGTTGCTTTATCAGTAGTCATTTGCTTGATAATGTTCAAGGAGGATGTAGTATCGAAAATTAAGTGGTTCCTAAAACTCTCTAAGAGGGTAGTGGTGTACTACTTATTGGCGCCAACGATAGCTTATCTAGCTCTTGGAGTTTACGTGGCTATTACCATGCCGCTAGGGCTATTTAACTTTGACATCTACGTAGACATGTTGACTGAGACTATTAAAGCTCAGATTCCCTCCATGTCCGATGTAGAGTTGAAAGCTCTTGCTAGTGTAGCTGCTTATTCACAGCTCTTCTTGGGATACGTGGCTGCAATATCGATAAACGCCCTCTTCGCTTTAGGTGAGGAGATTGGTTGGAGAGGATACCTCTACCACCTTTTGGGATCGAGACCGAGCATTAGGAGCATTGTCGTGGTAGGAGCTTTATGGGGCTTATGGCATGCATCAGCGATAGCCATCCTAGGATACAATTACCCAACAAACAGGTTGTTGGGGGTCGCATTATTTACGATGCTTAGCATAGCAACAACGTTTCCACATCTCCTACTGGTAACCGCAAGTGGTAGCGTCATTCCAGCAGCATCCCTTCACGGTGCTATTAACGCGTTGTGGGGTTTAACGATAGCAGCATCAAACCTTCCACTGGAGCAACGAGAGGTACTTCTAGGTTTGGGGGTACTAGGAATAATTACGTGGACCATAATCACAGTAACGTTGTACCTTACAACTCAAAGGATCTTGCATGACCATCAAGCTCTAATGCGGAAACACGAATAA
- a CDS encoding SIS domain-containing protein, with translation MSKLFEDYLSWSLQLKRALKSEVLDAKFIDVRALRGISFLGMGGSGIIGDVLTKLLSKTLDIPVVTIKDYTLPKFIGKDWLVVALSYSGETLETIMSFSEAVKRGAITCVVASGGRLMAMAEKVKSPRIVVEGGHTPRSAFPALLAGTINLINSLLNLDLRIESGVEVLEDRVAIEIAEDLAKFLFTGVPVFVVTDDLYPLGLRAKNEFNENSKIVGKVEVLPEWGHNDIVGWEGGNREWFKFVLFKEGPGLIDFASDYLRELGYNLKVLNVSKPSYLETMLYGSWIVGLSSVILAKLRGLDPEETKSIKRYKDFLKSYFK, from the coding sequence ATGAGCAAGCTCTTTGAAGATTACCTGAGTTGGAGCTTGCAATTGAAGAGAGCCCTCAAAAGTGAAGTGCTAGATGCTAAATTTATAGACGTGAGGGCGCTTCGAGGCATATCCTTCCTAGGAATGGGCGGTTCAGGAATAATAGGGGATGTGTTAACAAAGCTTTTGAGCAAGACCCTCGACATCCCAGTCGTTACGATCAAAGATTATACCCTCCCTAAGTTCATAGGTAAGGACTGGTTAGTAGTGGCACTAAGTTACTCAGGTGAGACCTTGGAGACCATAATGTCCTTTAGCGAGGCCGTCAAGAGAGGAGCTATAACCTGTGTGGTTGCATCTGGCGGTCGCCTTATGGCCATGGCCGAGAAGGTGAAGAGCCCTCGCATCGTGGTTGAGGGAGGACATACTCCCAGATCAGCCTTCCCAGCTCTATTAGCAGGAACCATAAACTTAATCAATTCACTATTAAACCTCGATCTGAGAATAGAGAGTGGTGTTGAAGTTCTAGAAGATCGAGTAGCAATTGAAATAGCCGAGGACCTCGCAAAGTTCCTATTTACGGGAGTTCCAGTATTCGTAGTTACTGATGACTTGTATCCGCTTGGCCTCAGAGCTAAGAACGAGTTCAATGAGAACTCTAAGATCGTTGGGAAGGTAGAAGTTCTTCCAGAATGGGGCCACAACGACATAGTTGGATGGGAAGGTGGAAACAGAGAATGGTTTAAATTCGTGCTCTTCAAAGAGGGACCGGGCCTCATAGATTTTGCATCAGATTACTTGAGGGAGCTTGGCTACAACCTAAAGGTCCTGAACGTTAGTAAGCCAAGTTACCTTGAAACTATGCTGTATGGCTCGTGGATCGTAGGTCTATCATCGGTCATTTTAGCAAAACTTAGAGGATTAGATCCAGAGGAGACTAAGTCAATAAAACGCTATAAAGACTTCTTAAAGAGCTACTTCAAGTAA
- a CDS encoding MFS transporter: MRLNSVVKSLIILDTNMLAASGLITPIFAIFVANNIIGGSAAVVGVATSIYMVLFSIVRLISAYYVDKVLNETQKIALLSTGTIIVGASFLLYVFATYPWQVYVLQALNGIGTALRYSSIMSLFTRYIDKGHESLEWGFYAVSTSLGQAAAASIGGLLADHFGFSTVFVIVGVIILMSSITSPSLHREVKRAYTAGK, encoded by the coding sequence ATGAGGCTAAACAGCGTGGTGAAGTCCCTAATAATCTTAGATACTAACATGCTAGCAGCAAGTGGATTAATAACTCCAATATTTGCTATATTCGTAGCTAACAACATTATTGGAGGCTCAGCGGCAGTAGTTGGAGTTGCTACTTCAATATACATGGTTCTCTTCTCTATTGTTAGGTTGATTTCAGCCTACTACGTGGACAAGGTCTTGAATGAAACGCAGAAAATAGCCTTGCTATCTACTGGAACGATCATTGTGGGTGCATCCTTCCTCCTCTACGTCTTCGCCACCTATCCATGGCAAGTCTACGTGCTTCAAGCGTTAAACGGTATTGGAACAGCTCTACGCTACTCATCCATAATGAGCCTCTTTACTAGATATATAGACAAGGGTCACGAATCATTGGAATGGGGCTTCTACGCAGTTTCGACGAGCTTAGGACAAGCTGCAGCTGCATCGATCGGTGGACTACTAGCTGATCACTTCGGCTTTAGCACGGTCTTCGTCATCGTCGGGGTCATCATTTTAATGAGCTCCATTACCTCCCCATCTCTTCACAGAGAGGTTAAAAGAGCTTACACTGCAGGTAAATGA
- a CDS encoding SLC13 family permease → MEANMMPSNMIIAIIIFVASIVLIAWGRVHRAYVGLVSATIFIVFGLLPLNKVLSYLDINVIGLLTGMAVITYYLERSGFTDWVTITFLKFSGFKPLNALLILAMLGSLISAVLDNVSTTLLLAPIAFRLASSFGVSAVPYVLAVALGSNLVGAALMIGDPPSMMVASALNLSFIDFIVFEGRPGVFFIIMAACPIAALTLLVTAKKYVKSSSSSADLKFVVSKNEVVLAEALTIFFLVVLLLSVRKVYEIPLWVPPIIGALVILALRAPVEKSLDAIIKGVDWKTIAFVVSILLMSGGLAEVGFIDLIAKKVYEASESDVVVTSAILIWISVLFSAFIDNIPYFAIMIPMVMTLSKLSGMDVYTLMWALLIGGSLGGNCTYIGASANAVAVGLLEKRGYKVSFLEFTKLGVPYTMTAVLIGEALHYLIFIHA, encoded by the coding sequence ATGGAAGCTAACATGATGCCGAGCAACATGATCATCGCTATCATCATATTCGTAGCATCGATTGTACTAATTGCTTGGGGAAGAGTGCATAGAGCCTATGTAGGCTTAGTCTCAGCAACAATCTTCATAGTCTTCGGTTTGCTACCCTTAAACAAGGTCTTGAGCTACCTCGACATAAACGTCATAGGGCTTTTGACAGGAATGGCTGTGATAACGTATTACTTAGAGAGATCAGGGTTCACGGATTGGGTTACAATAACTTTCTTGAAGTTTTCAGGGTTCAAGCCCTTAAATGCACTATTGATTCTGGCTATGCTGGGATCCCTCATCTCAGCCGTCTTAGATAACGTTTCTACAACCCTCCTCCTCGCTCCCATAGCCTTCAGGTTAGCGAGCTCATTCGGTGTAAGCGCTGTGCCGTACGTCTTAGCAGTTGCTTTAGGCTCGAATTTAGTAGGAGCAGCACTCATGATTGGAGACCCACCTTCAATGATGGTTGCTTCAGCCTTGAATTTGAGCTTCATCGACTTCATAGTTTTTGAAGGAAGGCCTGGCGTGTTTTTCATCATAATGGCCGCTTGCCCCATAGCCGCTTTAACTCTACTTGTCACAGCCAAGAAGTACGTTAAGAGCTCCAGCTCCTCCGCGGACTTAAAGTTTGTTGTGAGTAAAAATGAGGTTGTATTAGCTGAAGCTCTAACTATCTTCTTTTTAGTAGTGCTTCTATTAAGCGTTAGGAAGGTGTACGAAATCCCCCTCTGGGTTCCCCCGATCATTGGGGCGTTGGTGATATTGGCTCTTAGAGCTCCAGTCGAGAAGTCGCTTGATGCGATAATTAAGGGCGTTGATTGGAAGACGATAGCCTTCGTGGTCTCGATACTTTTGATGAGCGGCGGGCTTGCTGAGGTAGGCTTTATAGACCTCATAGCCAAAAAAGTTTATGAAGCATCTGAATCCGATGTTGTAGTAACTTCAGCCATCTTGATTTGGATATCGGTCCTCTTTTCTGCCTTTATAGATAATATACCGTACTTCGCCATTATGATACCGATGGTTATGACGCTCTCGAAGCTATCAGGAATGGACGTTTATACCCTCATGTGGGCTCTACTTATTGGAGGGAGCTTGGGAGGAAATTGTACCTACATAGGGGCTTCTGCTAACGCTGTCGCCGTCGGTCTATTGGAGAAGAGAGGTTATAAGGTTTCTTTTCTGGAATTCACAAAGCTTGGTGTCCCTTATACCATGACGGCGGTGCTAATTGGAGAAGCACTTCACTACCTAATATTCATACACGCTTAA